In Carya illinoinensis cultivar Pawnee chromosome 6, C.illinoinensisPawnee_v1, whole genome shotgun sequence, a single genomic region encodes these proteins:
- the LOC122312398 gene encoding putative pentatricopeptide repeat-containing protein At3g08820: protein MLPTLRKFKSRSSARFAFALHLLRPFASFPASPSFTNLSALLQGHILHFHLLQIHAQVFRVGAHQDNLIATRLIGQYPSHIALRIFHQLRDSNIFPFNAIIRVLAEEGLFSSAISIFKTLVQRSLSPNDFTFCFLLKACFWSRNALYVKQIHAHVVKLGFLGDSFVCNGLLAVYAKGIKDLGAARKVFDEMPDKSVVCCWTSLLAGYAQSGQTDEVLRFYLMMVQLNLQPEKDTLVSILSACSNLEIVDIEKWVLSLTETDKRADSKNSAREAVNTVLMYLFGKWGKLEKSREIFDKIVDTAKRSVLPWNAMIGAYVQNGCPMEALSIFRKMVEDSSCKPNHVTMVSVLSACAQIGDLDLGKWVHEYMKSEGTKGIIGSNKILATAFIDMYSKCGSLERAKEVFDQMSSQDVVSFNAMIMGLAVNGEGEEALRLFFRMQEFGVQPNAVTFLGVLYACCHSGLLEKGRQIFLDMTSNFSISPQLEHYACYIDLLARVGYVEEALKVVFSMPFEPNKFVWCALLGGCLLHFKVDLARYVSRRLVEVDPGNSAGYVMLANAFAVDRRWGDVSALRLVMREKGVKKQPGRSWISINGVVHEFLVGSPSHPHINSIYHTLNGLMKQMKVASA, encoded by the coding sequence ATGCTTCCCACCCTCCGAAAGTTCAAAAGCCGCTCATCAGCTCGCTTTGCCTTTGCTCTTCACCTTCTACGCCCTTTTGCTTCATTCCCAGCCTCCCCTAGCTTCACCAATCTTTCCGCCCTTCTGCAGGGCCACATCTTACACTTTCACCTCCTTCAAATCCATGCCCAAGTCTTTCGAGTCGGTGCCCATCAGGACAATCTGATTGCCACTCGTCTCATTGGTCAATATCCATCACATATCGCACTCCGAATCTTTCATCAACTCCGTGATTCAAATATCTTCCCCTTCAATGCCATTATACGAGTCTTGGCTGAAGAGGGTCTCTTCTCCAGTGCCATCTCCATCTTCAAAACCCTGGTACAGCGTTCCCTTTCGCCTAACGACTTCACCTTTTGTTTCCTACTCAAGGCGTGCTTTTGGTCCCGTAATGCCCTTTATGTCAAACAAATTCATGCTCATGTTGTGAAGTTGGGGTTTCTTGGGGATTCCTTTGTGTGCAATGGCCTTCTTGCAGTTTATGCGAAAGGTATTAAAGATTTGGGGGCAGCTCGTAAGGTGTTTGATGAAATGCCGGATAAGAGTGTAGTTTGTTGCTGGACTTCGTTGTTAGCTGGGTATGCTCAGTCAGGCCAGACTGATGAGGTTCTACGGTTTTACCTTATGATGGTTCAGCTGAACTTGCAGCCAGAAAAAGATACTTTGGTGAGTATTTTATCCGCATGTTCAAACCTTGAGATTGTAGATATTGAGAAATGGGTGTTATCTCTAACAGAAACTGACAAAAGGGCCGATTCCAAGAATTCCGCTCGCGAGGCTGTCAATACTGTTCTCATGTATTTGTTTGGGAAATGGGGGAAGCTTGAAAAGAGTAGggaaatatttgataaaattgttgATACTGCTAAGAGAAGTGTGCTTCCCTGGAATGCCATGATTGGTGCATATGTACAGAACGGTTGCCCTATGGAGGCACTGAGTATTTTCCGCAAGATGGTTGAGGATTCCAGTTGTAAACCGAACCATGTTACAATGGTTAGCGTGCTTTCAGCTTGTGCTCAAATTGGTGATTTAGATCTTGGTAAGTGGGTGCATGAGTATATGAAATCCGAAGGAACTAAAGGTATCATTGGGTCAAACAAAATACTAGCTACAGCATTCATAGACATGTATTCTAAATGTGGGAGCTTAGAGAGGGCAAAAGAGGTTTTTGACCAGATGTCCTCCCAAGATGTTGTCTCCTTCAACGCTATGATTATGGGCCTTGCAGTAAATGGTGAGGGGGAGGAGGCATTGAGGCTTTTCTTCAGGATGCAAGAGTTTGGTGTACAACCCAATGCCGTAACTTTCCTTGGTGTTTTATATGCATGCTGTCACTCGGGTTTATTAGAGAAAGGACGCCAAATATTCCTAGACATGACCTCAAACTTTTCTATTTCCCCGCAATTAGAACACTATGCTTGCTATATTGATCTCCTTGCACGAGTCGGCTATGTTGAAGAAGCTCTAAAGGTTGTTTTTTCCATGCCTTTTGAGCCAAATAAGTTTGTCTGGTGTGCTTTGCTTGGGGGTTGCCTGCTCCACTTCAAAGTTGATCTGGCCCGATATGTTTCCAGAAGGCTTGTTGAAGTGGACCCTGGTAATTCAGCAGGTTATGTGATGTTGGCTAACGCGTTTGCAGTTGATCGCCGCTGGGGTGATGTCTCAGCTCTGAGGTTGGTTATGAGGGAAAAGGGGGTGAAAAAGCAGCCAGGGCGAAGTTGGATCAGCATCAATGGCGTCGTGCATGAATTTCTTGTGGGGTCGCCATCACATCCTCATATCAATAGCATATATCATACGCTGAATGGATTGATGAAGCAAATGAAGGTTGCAAGTGCGTAA
- the LOC122312399 gene encoding uncharacterized protein LOC122312399, with product MATSSSSFLSNSLHLPPLRLSPHSQPLSLSLSLRSFAKPRKLRVLIVASSSSSSSAAFFDDLSSKLPSRPTNSTKKSVLSNLIQEIEPLDVSLIQKEVPPTTVDAMKRTISGMLGLLPSDQFQVLIEALWEPLSKLLVSSMMTGYTLRNAEYRLCLERNLDMHEGSIDKQTPENSKLDLQGLLLDSASIIKLSGDHELSSKFENFTDESSENVDIQGLGEISPEAQQYILHLQSSISSAKREINEVKRKSAALHMQQFVGEEKNDLLDYLRSLQPEEVAELSEPTSSELKEIINSVVHGLLATLSPKMHSMAPPLSENSPTGTVNLGNEDCAEFIENTSLQFQPLISVTRDYLARLLFWCMLLGHYLRGLEYRMELMELLSLTSNAENDASSDEQVGGKFFN from the exons ATGGCAACCTCTTCGTCGTCTTTCCTCTCCAATTCTCTCCATCTTCCTCCGCTCCGCTTGTCCCCACACTCTCagcctctgtctctctctttatctctcCGTTCCTTCGCAAAGCCTAGGAAGCTACGGGTCCTAATAGtggcctcttcttcttcctcctcctcagcCGCTTTCTTCGACGATCTTAGCTCCAAACTCCCCTCGCGCCCTACCAATTCCACCAAG AAATCGGTTCTCTCAAACTTGATACAAGAGATAGAGCCATTAGACGTGAGCCTTATTCAGAAAGAAGTTCCACCGACGACAGTAGATGCCATGAAACGGACTATATCTGGCATGTTGGGCTTACTTCCATCTGACCAGTTTCAAGTTCTTATTGAGGCCTTGTGGGAACCCCTCTCTAAGTTATTGGTTTCCTCAATGATGACTGG ATATACATTGAGGAATGCTGAATATAGACTTTGCCTCGAAAGAAACCTTGATATGCACGAAGGAAGTATTGACAAACAAACACCAGAAAATTCTAAACTTGATTTACAAGGCTTGTTGCTTGACAGTGCGAGTATAATAAAATTGTCTGGAGACCATGAATTGTCAtccaagtttgaaaattttactgATGAATCATCAGAGAATGTTGATATTCAAGGCCTTGGTGAAATCTCCCCTGAAGCTCAGCAATATATTCTTCATTTGCAGTCTTCTATATCTTCAGCCAAAAGG GAAATTAATGAAGTCAAGAGGAAAAGTGCTGCACTGCACATGCAACAGTTTGTTGGGGAGGAAAAGAATGATTTGCTGGACTACTTGAGATCTCTACAACCGGAAGAG GTAGCTGAGTTATCAGAACCCACGTCTTCTGaattgaaagaaataataaactctGTTGTACATGGCCTTCTTGCTACCCTATCTCCCAAGATGCATTCTATGGCTCCTCCTCTATCAGAGAATTCCCCAACTGGAACGGTGAACCTAGGGAATGAAGATTGTGCTGAATTTATCGAAAATACATCGCTTCAATTTCAGCCCCTCATTTCTGTAACACGGGACTACTTGGCACGTCTCCTCTTCTG GTGCATGCTGTTGGGACACTACCTCAGAGGACTGGAGTATCGAATGGAGCTGATGGAACTCCTATCCTTAACAAGCAATGCTGAAAACGATGCCTCTAGTGACGAGCAAGTTGGTGGAAAGTTCTTCAATTAA